The following coding sequences lie in one Erwinia amylovora genomic window:
- the puuE gene encoding allantoinase PuuE yields MSNPPEKREYSFNNNYPRDLRGYAGQPPHAAWPAKAKIAVQFVLNYEEGAENNVLHGDAGSEQFLSDIIAAASYPARHMSMESLYEYGSRAGFWRIHHEFQRRGLPLTVFAVAMALARHPEIVAAIKEADYDVVSHGWRWISYQGMDAKTERQHMQLALDTLTELFGKTPTGWYTGRDSPNTRRLVVEQGGLTYDSDYYGDDLPFWTRVTCQDGTVKPHLIIPYTLETNDMRFATAQGFSTAGQFYNYLKDSFDLLYEEGESAPKMLSIGMHCRLLGRPGRFRALQRFLDHIQQHDRVWICTRQEIADHWIKTHPPEV; encoded by the coding sequence ATGAGTAATCCCCCGGAAAAGAGAGAGTACAGCTTCAACAATAACTACCCGCGCGATCTGCGCGGCTATGCGGGTCAACCACCGCACGCGGCCTGGCCTGCTAAAGCGAAAATCGCGGTACAGTTTGTCCTGAACTACGAAGAGGGTGCAGAGAACAACGTGCTGCATGGCGATGCCGGTTCCGAGCAGTTCCTCTCCGATATTATCGCTGCTGCCAGCTACCCCGCGCGACATATGTCGATGGAGTCGCTGTATGAATACGGCTCGCGTGCCGGGTTCTGGCGGATTCATCATGAATTCCAGCGGCGCGGTCTGCCGCTCACGGTGTTTGCCGTGGCGATGGCGCTGGCGCGTCACCCGGAGATTGTCGCGGCGATCAAAGAAGCGGATTACGATGTGGTCAGCCACGGCTGGCGCTGGATCAGCTATCAGGGCATGGATGCGAAAACCGAGCGTCAGCATATGCAGCTGGCGTTGGATACCCTCACCGAGCTGTTTGGCAAAACCCCAACCGGCTGGTACACCGGGCGCGACAGCCCCAATACCCGCAGGCTGGTGGTGGAGCAGGGCGGCTTAACCTATGACAGCGACTACTACGGCGACGACCTGCCGTTCTGGACGCGGGTCACCTGTCAGGATGGTACGGTAAAGCCGCATTTGATCATCCCCTATACGCTCGAAACCAACGATATGCGCTTTGCCACGGCGCAGGGGTTCAGCACCGCCGGGCAGTTCTATAACTATCTGAAAGACAGTTTTGACCTGCTGTATGAGGAGGGGGAAAGCGCGCCGAAGATGCTGTCAATAGGCATGCACTGCCGCCTGCTGGGCCGCCCAGGGCGTTTTCGTGCGCTGCAACGTTTCCTTGATCATATCCAGCAGCATGACCGGGTATGGATCTGTACCCGTCAGGAAATAGCCGACCACTGGATAAAAACGCATCCGCCTGAAGTGTGA